The segment GCGGTAGATGGTCGACTTGTCGTAGCCGTGCGAGTCGAGCTCTTCAGCGACTTCCGCATGCGACAGCGGCGTGGTGGCGGCCGAAAGATATTGCAGCACGCTCAAGCGACAGGAGGTGCCGCGCAAACCTGCGCCGCGGACCAGTTCGCGAGCTTCGCTCATGGTGATTTCGGTAATTTTCGCCACGGTAATCGTCCTTCCGAAACGTTTCGCGTAATAGCGTTATGCGTTTAGTGTTGATTTGAGTTGAGCAAGCGCAAGCTGTTGGCGATCACCAGCAGCGAGACGCCGGTGTCGGCGATGATCGCGAGCCACAAGTTGGTCATCCCCAGCACCGCCAGGATGACGAAGATCGCCTTTACGCCGAGCGCAAACGCGATGTTGAATTGGATCATTCGCAAGGTGCGACGGGCGAGCCCGACCAGCCACGGAAGCTTGGTGATCTCGTCCGACATCAGCGCCACGTCGGCCGTTTCGATCGCCGCATCGGCGCCGATCGCTCCCATCGCCACGCCGACGTCGGCGGCGGCGAGCGCCGGACCGTCATTGACGCCGTCGCCGATCATCGCAATCACGTTGTCGCCGCGCAGCTCTTTGACGGCGGCGATTTTGTCTTGGGGAAGCTGTTCGCCGCGCCAATTGTCAATGCCGACTTCGGCCGCGACTTGCTGAACCGCGGTGTTGTTGTCGCCGGAGAGGACTGCGACGTTGCTGACGCCAAGATGATGCAGCTGCCGAACGACGTCAGCGGCGCCTGCGCGAATTTGATCTCCCAGCACAATCAGGCCGAGTAGCTGTTCGCCACGTCCGACGACGACCAGCGAGCCGATGCCAACCTGCTGGGCCGCGGTTTGCAATTGCTGCGGATCGCTTAAGCGCTCTTTCGCCATCGACAAGCTGCCGACCCAGGCCGGCGAACCGTCGATCTCGCCGCTCGCGCCGCGGCCGGGGATCTCTTGGAAGTCGCCTGGCTGCGCGAGCGTCAGGCCTCGTTCGGCGGCCGCTTTGACGATTGCGGTCGCGAGCGGATGATTGCTTTGTTGTTCGAGCGAAGCGGCGATGCGGAGGACTTCTTCTTCCGAGTAGCCGTTCTGCGGCGAAACTTGCGTGACGGCCGGAACGCCGGTGGTGATTGTGCCGGTCTTGTCCATCGCCAGCACGTTGACGCGGCCGAAGGTTTCCAGCGCCAGTCCCCCTTTGACCAGCACGCCGTTACGCGCCGCCGCCGTCAGCCCGCAAACGATGCTGACCGGCGTCGCGATCACGAGTGCACAAGGGCAGGCGATCACCAGCAGGATCAAGCCGTTGTAGAACCACAAGGAAACGTCATGCTGGATTCCCTCGTCGGAAATCTGCCCAGTCATATAAAGAAACAACGGCGGAACCACCATGATGACTGCCGACAAGATCATCATCGCCGGCGTGTAGTAAGCCGAAAACTTCTCGACCCATTGTTGGCTGGGAGCGCGTTGTTTGTGGGCGTCGTCGATCATCTTGGCGATGCGATCGAGCATCGTATCGCCAGCCGCGTGCGTCACTTCAAATTGAAACGACGAGCCGCCGTTGATTGTGCCGGCGTAGATCTCGTCGCCGACGTTCTTTTCGACCGGGACCGATTCGCCGGTGACCGGCGCTTGATTGATCGCGGGAGCCCCTTGTGTGATGACGCCGTCCAGCGGCGCTCGTTCGCCCGGCTTCACCAGGCAGATTTGCCCCACTTGGATTTCGGCTAGCGGTTTGTCTTTCCAGTCGTCGCTGCAACAGCGGACGTGCGCGATGGGTGGCGTCTGCGTCATCAGGTCGGCGATCGAACGGCGAGCGCGAGCGACGCTCCATTGTTCGAGCAGCAGCGACAGCGAAAAGAGAAACGCGACCATCGCCGCTTCAAAAAAGTCGCCGAGCAAACATGCGCCCAGGATGGCGACGCACATCAAGACGTTCATGTCAGCGCGAAAGTGACGCGCCGAGGTGAGCGCCTTGGGGGCGACGTACCACGCGCCGCTGATCATACCGAACAGGTAGAACGCAGCGACCAGGTAGTTCATCATCGGGACCACGCCCGACTTGGGAAAGAGTTCTGCCGAAAGGGCAGCATGCAGGCTGCCGGCCGACACGACATGGGTTAGGAAGCCGGCGGCGATCAGCGCCGCTGAGACGCCGGTGGCGATCTCTTTGCCGCGGGTCAGGTTGGCTTGCTGAGCGCCTGACTGGCCGCCGTCGCGAAATGGTTTGGCCGTCATGCCAAGATTGACCACCGCGTCGACCAACTGGTCATAGCTCAAGCGGCTATCGTCATACGCGACGTCCATGCGGCCGTTGATGACGTCGAAATCGAGTTGCTCGATCCCGGCGACCGGTTCCAGGCCGACGCGCAGTTGCCGCACTTCCTCCGCGCAGTCCATTTCAGGGACGTGCAGACTGACCCGTTTGAGCGCGATGTCGGTTAACGGCTGAGTGCTCATCGCGATTCCTCAGCGTGGGCCAAAGCGTTGATGACAAGTGCGGCGATGTGATCGTCGTCAAGCTGATAGTAGACATGTTTGCCGTCGCGACGAGCCTTGACGATCCGCTCTTGCTTCAGCAGCTTCAGACGCTGCGAAATGGCGGGCAAGCTGTCGTCGAGCAGTTCCGCCAATTGCGAAACGCACAATTCACGATGAATTAACAATGCCGCCAGATGGAGACGAGCCGGGTCTCCGAGGGCATGAAACAGGGCCGCCGCGCTGACTCGCGCCTCTTCGTCATGGGCCAAAGAGCCGGTCTCTTCCGCGAGATTCTGACTGGGGAGGGTTGCCATCGGACGCCTTAATTCAACAATTCATGAACTGTTTAAGTGAATTATGTGGCGAAAAACTCGCCGGTCAAACCCCTGGCGGCGAACGATTCGCACGGTCGCTCCGTTTTGATAGAGTGGGGGTTTGCTTGCACCGAAAGCGTTTACGTTGAAACGAGAGGATATTTGATGTTGCGGAAGTTGAAGCGGAGTCTGAACTTGTGGAGCGTCGCCGCGGCCCTGACGGCGATTTCCTGGCCGCTGTCGGTCTCTGCCGATGATGCCCCGGCTCCGGTCGCCCCTCCGACGGCGGAAGAAAAAGCGGAAGCGGAAAAGCCAGCCGCGGCTGAGCCAGCCAAGCCGGAGATGGAAAAGCCCGCCGCGGAAAAGCCTGCTGCCGAGATGCCGGCCGCAGAGAAGCCGAAGGCGGAGCCCGGCGAAAAAACGGCCCTCTTCGTCAAGAAGTTTGGCGAATGGAAGACGCTGTTGGCCAAGCTGCGCGGCTTGCAGGAAGACTATCGCCTGGCCGACGAAGACAAGTTGGTCGCGATTCGCAAAGAATACGACGAGACGCTCGATCAGGGCGAAGCGTTAATGGTGGAAATCAAGCAGGCGGCGATCGACGCGTTTGAAGAGGCGCCGGGTGCGAACAACGACGCGATCAACTTCATGATCCTCAGCGGCCACGACGCCCAGAAGAAAGACAAGAACGAGGAAGCGTACAAAATCGGCCGCTCGCTGATCGACCACGGCATTGAAAACGCGCCGATTTACTCGATGACGATTCGAGCCGCATTCGGCGCCGATCGTTTCGACGATGCGGTCGCCGTGACCGAAAAAGCGATCCAGTTCAAGAAAACGTCGGGTGACGAGGACTTCGCTCCGAGCGATGAAGCGCTGAACGAAGCGAACATCTCGGCGGCTTTCCGCGAGTTTTGGGCGAAAGAACAGGAGATTCGGGCCAAGGAAGCGGAAGCGGACGACTTGCCGCGCGTCCGGCTGACCACCGAACATGGCGACATCATCATCGAACTGTTCGAGAACGAAGCGCCGCAAACGGTCGCCAACTTCATCTCGCTGGTGAACAAGGGCTTCTATAACGGGCTCTCGTTCCACCGTGTGTTGGAGAACTTCATGGCGCAAGGGGGCGATCCGAAGGGAGATGGAACCGGCGGTCCGGGCTACCAGATCTACTGCGAATGCTACAAGCCGAACTACCGCCGTCACTTTAGCGGGACGCTCAGCATGGCGCATGCGGGACGCGACACCGGCGGATCGCAGTTTTTCATCACCTTCCGGCCCACTCCGGGTTTGGATGGCAAGCACACCGCGTTTGGGCGGGTGATCGAAGGAATGGATGTCGTCACCGACATCCAGCGGCGTGACCCGGAAGACCTCAACGCGCCGACTCCGGAAAAGATCATCAAGGCGGAAGTGATCCGTGATCGCGGGCATGAGTATAAGCCGACGATGGTGAAGTGAGCTCCCTTAGCATCGCTAGCATGACGATTTGTGGCCGTAGCAGACCCCTGTTGCGGCCTTTTTTTTGCAATTATCGGGCATCTTTTGCATTTCGGTGTATGTCCGCTATGAGCGAAATCCCTCCTGTGGAGGAGTTGCTTGTATCTTTTCCGCGTTGATCCGGCTTAAATTGGGCATTTTTTAACACGGCCTAACCCGTTTCTAGATAACAGGTTGTGGTCTGCTGATGCGCGATATGGGCATATTGTTGCCGAAAATGTCAATTAGCACGCTTGACGGTCTGATGGGGGACGAATAGGTTCGTATGTCTGTTTTTAATTCTGCATCCGCCACAGTATTCATTTTAAAAATACTGGTTGTCGCCCCGGTCCTAAACGAACAACTGCCCTATGCACGTCAAATCGCTCAAAGTGTTTTGCGACGTAGTAGGGCAACGTAGTTTCTCGAGGGCGGCGGACGAAAACGGGATTTCGCAGTCAGGCGCGAGCCAGGTCGTTCATCAGCTAGAAGAACGCCTGGGGG is part of the Blastopirellula sediminis genome and harbors:
- a CDS encoding heavy metal translocating P-type ATPase: MSTQPLTDIALKRVSLHVPEMDCAEEVRQLRVGLEPVAGIEQLDFDVINGRMDVAYDDSRLSYDQLVDAVVNLGMTAKPFRDGGQSGAQQANLTRGKEIATGVSAALIAAGFLTHVVSAGSLHAALSAELFPKSGVVPMMNYLVAAFYLFGMISGAWYVAPKALTSARHFRADMNVLMCVAILGACLLGDFFEAAMVAFLFSLSLLLEQWSVARARRSIADLMTQTPPIAHVRCCSDDWKDKPLAEIQVGQICLVKPGERAPLDGVITQGAPAINQAPVTGESVPVEKNVGDEIYAGTINGGSSFQFEVTHAAGDTMLDRIAKMIDDAHKQRAPSQQWVEKFSAYYTPAMMILSAVIMVVPPLFLYMTGQISDEGIQHDVSLWFYNGLILLVIACPCALVIATPVSIVCGLTAAARNGVLVKGGLALETFGRVNVLAMDKTGTITTGVPAVTQVSPQNGYSEEEVLRIAASLEQQSNHPLATAIVKAAAERGLTLAQPGDFQEIPGRGASGEIDGSPAWVGSLSMAKERLSDPQQLQTAAQQVGIGSLVVVGRGEQLLGLIVLGDQIRAGAADVVRQLHHLGVSNVAVLSGDNNTAVQQVAAEVGIDNWRGEQLPQDKIAAVKELRGDNVIAMIGDGVNDGPALAAADVGVAMGAIGADAAIETADVALMSDEITKLPWLVGLARRTLRMIQFNIAFALGVKAIFVILAVLGMTNLWLAIIADTGVSLLVIANSLRLLNSNQH
- a CDS encoding ArsR/SmtB family transcription factor, which codes for MATLPSQNLAEETGSLAHDEEARVSAAALFHALGDPARLHLAALLIHRELCVSQLAELLDDSLPAISQRLKLLKQERIVKARRDGKHVYYQLDDDHIAALVINALAHAEESR
- a CDS encoding peptidylprolyl isomerase produces the protein MLRKLKRSLNLWSVAAALTAISWPLSVSADDAPAPVAPPTAEEKAEAEKPAAAEPAKPEMEKPAAEKPAAEMPAAEKPKAEPGEKTALFVKKFGEWKTLLAKLRGLQEDYRLADEDKLVAIRKEYDETLDQGEALMVEIKQAAIDAFEEAPGANNDAINFMILSGHDAQKKDKNEEAYKIGRSLIDHGIENAPIYSMTIRAAFGADRFDDAVAVTEKAIQFKKTSGDEDFAPSDEALNEANISAAFREFWAKEQEIRAKEAEADDLPRVRLTTEHGDIIIELFENEAPQTVANFISLVNKGFYNGLSFHRVLENFMAQGGDPKGDGTGGPGYQIYCECYKPNYRRHFSGTLSMAHAGRDTGGSQFFITFRPTPGLDGKHTAFGRVIEGMDVVTDIQRRDPEDLNAPTPEKIIKAEVIRDRGHEYKPTMVK